The genomic DNA AGACGCGCGCGCCTTTCTGGAGAAATTCGCTACAGATCTCGGCCAGCCGATTCCAGGAAACGACGGTGAACCACTCGGTTTCGTCGCGCTGGTTGCCCTCGCTATCGCGCCACTGCCGCGAGATCGCCATGCGGAACGTCGTAATTGGCACGCCCTGCTGGGTGTAGCGCAGCTCAGGCTCCGTTCCCAGGCGGCCAATCAACATCACCTTATTCAAGTCCTTCGCCATAACCTCTTACCATGCACATGTACCGATGCACTGGTGTGCTTCGATCGTGTTCGCTCGCGGCTCGCCGCTCATGGGCTTGCTACTCAACAACGGTGAGGAGATAGCGCATGATCTGCTCGGTCAGCTTCAGGTCGCGTTCGATCGTCGGAATCTGCTGCGGCTGTGCCTCGAACCGAGTGAAGACGTAGAAGCCCTCTGTCAGATCCTGGCCGTTGTGGCGGATCGCGTAGGCTAGTTTGCGGCGGCCAGTGGGAGCGATGGCCTCGCCATCCTGTACCGTCGCACCGGCATTGGCGATATAGCCCTGAACCCGCTCGGCGATGGCGGTATAGTCTTCATCGCCTCC from Herpetosiphonaceae bacterium includes the following:
- the rpsF gene encoding 30S ribosomal protein S6, yielding MRARNYELMYIIDPTVGGDEDYTAIAERVQGYIANAGATVQDGEAIAPTGRRKLAYAIRHNGQDLTEGFYVFTRFEAQPQQIPTIERDLKLTEQIMRYLLTVVE